The genomic segment GGCGCCTCCCGTACCGGCCGGGCGTACATCGCGATGGCCCGGGCGCTCGGCGCCACGGTGTCGGTCGCCGACCCGCTGCTCACCGAGGCGGACGCCGCCGCGCTCGGGGTACGCCGTACCGACCTGGACACGCTGCTGCGTTCCTCGCGGATCGTCGTCCTGCACGCCCCGGTACTGCCGGAGACGCGGCACCTGATCGGCGCCCGGGAGCTGGCGCTGATGCCGGACGGTGCCGGCCTGGTCAACACCGCCCGGTCCTGGCTGGTGGACGAGCACGCGCTGCTCGCCGAGCTGGCCACCGGCCGGCTCGACGCCGCGATCGACGTGTACGACGCCGAACCGCTGCCCGCCGACCACCCGCTGCGCGGCCTGCGCAACGTGCTGCTCACCCCGCACCAGGCCGCCGGGACGGTCGAGGGCCGGCGCCGCCAGGGCGACATCGTCCTCGCCGAGATCGACCGCTACCGGTCCGGCCGCCCGCTGGAACACGAGGTCACCCCCGCCGACCTCGACCGGATGGGCTGACCGCGCGCCCGGCTCGGTGCCGGGCGTCCGCCCCGGTGCCAGGTGCGCTAACCGGCGCCGGGGCCGGTGTCGCGGTGTCCGGCGGCGGGCGGATCGCGCTGTTCCAGCCGGGTCCAGCCGGTCCAGCCGCGTTGCCGCAGCAGCGCGATCAGCCGGCGGGCGGCCGGCACGGTGTCGAATGCCAGCGCGTCCATCAGCCGTACCATCGTCGGCTCGACGCCGAGGTCGTCGACGTACCCCTCACCCAGTTGGCCGAGGTGGTCGGCCAGCTCGTCGGCGAGGGCCGCCAGGGGCGCGTCGGCGGGCTGGTCCAGCGCGCGGCCCAGGGTGCGGTAGAACCCGACGAACCGCGGGTCGGCGAGCTGCTCGGACTTGCCGGCGATCCAGTCCGGGACCCGTTCGGGCGACTGGGCGTCGAGCAGGATCCAGCCGTCCCGCTCGGCCCGGACGATCCGCTCGTCGATGCCCAGCGCCCGCATCCGGTCGAGATGGTCGACCACCTCGGGCCGCAGCGTCAGGCCGTCGCCGGCGGCGAGCCGGGCGAGGTGTTCCCGGTGCCGGCGCAGCCGCTGGATCTCGGCATCGAGCCTGGTGTCGATCTCCGCGATCGCGGCCGCGAAACTGGGCCCGTCGGCGCGCAGCAGCTCATCGACGCGGGCCAGCGGGACGCCGGCCTCGGCCAGCGTCCGGATCCTGATCAACTCGACCACGGCGCCGGCGTCGTACCGGCGGTAGCCGGAGCCGTCCCGCTCCGGTTCCGGCAGCAGCCCCCTCGCGTGGTAGTGGCGGACCGCACGGACGGTCACGCCGGCGTACGCCGCCAGCTCACCGATGGTCAACACCGTGGCCCCCGTTGGTCAGCCGGTCGACCCGACGGCCGGCGTACCCAGCATGATCCGCACGATCTCGGCGGGGTGGCTGAAGACGAGACCGTGATCGGCCTCGACCCAATGCAGGTCGACCCCGGGGCGCTCGCGGACCAGCCGCCCGACCCCGGCCCGCCAGTTCTCGTTGAGCCGCGCGACGTGGTCGTCGGCGGCGTCGCCCGCCATCGCGGTCGACATGATCATGCTGACCGGCACGTCGATCCGGCGGTACCGGTCGAGGATCGTGGCGCGCACCCCGTCGATCTCCACGTTGAGATCGAGGATCTCCTCGGCGGTCAA from the Actinocatenispora thailandica genome contains:
- a CDS encoding hydroxyacid dehydrogenase; amino-acid sequence: MIDHPVLVSVSPALRRQFFPAGLPGFRLVDDHTGLAAALPGTEILVTSWGQPRLSAELLDLAPRLRLVAHTGATVKFFVTDELFDRGVRVTQAGQAMAPAVGEVALAFTLALLHQLPRFDHALHAGTGWDQASGAPARHEIAGCPIGVVGASRTGRAYIAMARALGATVSVADPLLTEADAAALGVRRTDLDTLLRSSRIVVLHAPVLPETRHLIGARELALMPDGAGLVNTARSWLVDEHALLAELATGRLDAAIDVYDAEPLPADHPLRGLRNVLLTPHQAAGTVEGRRRQGDIVLAEIDRYRSGRPLEHEVTPADLDRMG
- a CDS encoding MerR family transcriptional regulator, whose protein sequence is MLTIGELAAYAGVTVRAVRHYHARGLLPEPERDGSGYRRYDAGAVVELIRIRTLAEAGVPLARVDELLRADGPSFAAAIAEIDTRLDAEIQRLRRHREHLARLAAGDGLTLRPEVVDHLDRMRALGIDERIVRAERDGWILLDAQSPERVPDWIAGKSEQLADPRFVGFYRTLGRALDQPADAPLAALADELADHLGQLGEGYVDDLGVEPTMVRLMDALAFDTVPAARRLIALLRQRGWTGWTRLEQRDPPAAGHRDTGPGAG